One window of the Spirochaetota bacterium genome contains the following:
- the fmt gene encoding methionyl-tRNA formyltransferase, translating to MKIGFFGTPEIAAFCFEHLIKYYEIAFAVTSPDKPKGRGKHMTPPPVKEKAIAHGIPCFQPVTLKDETLRETLLQFNCEIFVVVAYGKLIPQSIFSIPPHGTINLHPSLLPKYRGAAPVEWALYNGEQQTGVTVQLINQELDAGDIVLQSPVTIAPDDTAQDVYDKILPIGVDLLIKAINGLHDGTITPVPQDHSQATYCGKITSETAHINWNMSARSIHNLVRAFNPKPVAWTTFRGKIIKIWKTAVGDSSYNYPTAQPGTLIHQAKRLFVCTGDGTLEVLILQPETKKPMDAAAFLNGYRLQEKDAFI from the coding sequence ATGAAAATTGGCTTTTTTGGAACTCCTGAAATAGCTGCGTTTTGTTTTGAGCATCTTATAAAGTATTATGAGATAGCATTTGCTGTTACATCGCCTGATAAACCAAAAGGCCGTGGAAAACACATGACACCACCTCCCGTAAAAGAAAAAGCAATTGCTCATGGCATACCGTGTTTTCAGCCTGTGACATTAAAAGATGAAACACTCAGAGAAACATTATTGCAGTTTAATTGTGAGATATTTGTTGTGGTTGCATACGGAAAGCTTATTCCGCAATCAATCTTTTCTATTCCACCGCATGGTACAATAAATCTACATCCATCGCTATTACCAAAATATCGTGGTGCAGCACCAGTTGAGTGGGCACTGTATAACGGTGAACAGCAGACAGGGGTAACGGTGCAGCTTATTAACCAAGAGCTTGATGCTGGCGACATTGTGCTTCAATCACCAGTAACTATCGCCCCCGATGATACTGCGCAGGATGTGTACGATAAAATTTTGCCGATTGGGGTTGATTTGCTCATAAAAGCTATCAATGGGTTGCATGATGGTACAATTACGCCAGTGCCTCAGGATCATTCACAGGCTACTTACTGTGGTAAAATTACCAGTGAAACAGCACATATTAACTGGAATATGTCAGCAAGGTCTATTCATAACCTTGTGCGTGCATTTAATCCCAAACCGGTTGCATGGACAACATTTCGCGGCAAAATTATTAAAATATGGAAAACGGCAGTTGGCGATAGCTCATATAATTATCCCACTGCACAGCCGGGTACTTTGATACATCAGGCAAAGCGACTATTTGTATGCACTGGCGATGGAACTTTGGAGGTGCTCATTTTGCAGCCTGAGACAAAAAAGCCGATGGATGCAGCTGCGTTTTTAAATGGCTATCGATTACAGGAGAAGGATGCATTTATTTAA
- a CDS encoding HNH endonuclease: METHIKREKQKARQLRHSSWWKNKIATGICYYCGRKFKPSELTMDHVIPLSRGGHSEKINIVACCKECNTKKKSLLPVEWEEYIQNLKKIGLP, encoded by the coding sequence ATGGAAACTCACATAAAGCGTGAAAAACAAAAAGCACGTCAGTTGCGACATTCATCATGGTGGAAAAACAAGATAGCTACAGGCATATGTTATTATTGTGGAAGGAAATTTAAGCCATCAGAACTTACGATGGATCATGTAATACCATTGTCACGTGGTGGACATTCAGAAAAAATAAATATAGTAGCCTGCTGTAAAGAATGTAACACAAAGAAAAAATCACTGCTGCCTGTTGAATGGGAAGAATATATTCAAAATTTAAAAAAAATTGGTTTGCCGTAA
- a CDS encoding cyclic nucleotide-binding domain-containing protein, whose protein sequence is MENNGTEKIRKGEILILQGEEPRFIYYLQSGTVEILSAPAEYEGLDSKIVVDKSKRVGIINEKNVIAGLSLLFTEPYKKTIRAIEDCVVKKYPLREGGFRQIVIDDPSFAALLLTHVLKRLELSLNDVKKYTLLYQNLCRVNDNFSLVAGEVSDNLPDNLSQRAGDLYRIYTQNGGDFPSRIDAKFIVQDNSNLLKKKYMFPGLPVESLIDIKQCNFLKKIVGLDNQLLIPIFKSDPNIPIYIFNCASENLVKLLDRIESVHTEIDAELEYLFGDNGFIAYLIDKQTIKTWVASGRVSDDFLKGFVSIANKIHEYYRELSGELLSEKYSSFKKLSNFIQTIKEQPKVAEEIQRPSRIPQNLSQMYKNSIYQIFEFGLIEKENQKNLLKLLSDFKKMKDPLSSEPDARKLRRQIARFYYDIYAKVFVRSQSEKVVPQPVKLMLRFGFLDETMIEQEQLAELHEISMRRIEQTDIPILYEEEFLTKIFNGEENPSINEMGLSYEAYLREEQKHIKGSNAKDEGDNVQKVIYEINHRIATASSVCSGSTATSFPILTSMNMRGSISHYYISKKKLESIVNTLRDIDYSVFYRETAVMIGNTKELIKEEVVPYFILLPTFGTKTMLWQELDGTNRRTRGRIVVPILFMGDMMPTMAHTFATFRWELNRTIMGGMWADPIEGGLTGAYFDYINTFKKNPKLSLEAKQKVIERFKSIRNNRDRFADDYIQWVLYEKDGIMKLNNVVRDMFYRHIPFKKELRDRLENMPAYTEIANRFRNVFTREVGNYERKFKKYQREDGTLPEALQKFMEFLYK, encoded by the coding sequence ATGGAAAATAATGGCACTGAGAAGATCAGGAAGGGCGAGATTTTAATCTTACAGGGAGAAGAACCTCGATTTATATATTATTTGCAAAGTGGTACAGTTGAAATTTTATCTGCACCTGCCGAATATGAGGGACTTGACAGTAAGATTGTTGTTGATAAAAGTAAGCGTGTTGGAATAATAAATGAAAAAAATGTTATTGCTGGATTAAGCCTTTTATTTACAGAACCATATAAAAAGACAATACGGGCTATAGAAGACTGTGTGGTAAAAAAGTATCCTTTGCGTGAAGGTGGTTTTAGGCAGATAGTTATTGATGATCCATCATTTGCTGCGTTGTTACTCACTCATGTATTAAAAAGACTGGAATTGTCATTAAATGATGTAAAGAAATATACATTGTTGTATCAAAATCTGTGCAGGGTGAATGATAACTTTTCCCTTGTTGCAGGCGAAGTTTCAGATAATTTGCCTGACAATTTGTCGCAAAGGGCAGGTGATTTGTACAGAATTTACACGCAAAATGGCGGTGATTTCCCATCACGAATAGATGCAAAGTTTATTGTCCAGGATAACTCCAATCTGCTTAAAAAAAAATATATGTTTCCCGGATTGCCAGTTGAAAGCCTTATTGATATTAAGCAATGTAATTTTTTAAAGAAAATAGTTGGGTTGGATAATCAATTGCTTATACCCATATTCAAAAGTGATCCCAATATACCAATTTACATATTCAATTGTGCCTCAGAGAATCTTGTAAAACTTTTAGACAGGATTGAGTCCGTTCACACAGAAATTGATGCTGAGCTAGAATACCTTTTTGGAGATAATGGTTTTATTGCATATTTAATTGATAAACAAACCATAAAAACATGGGTAGCTTCGGGCAGGGTAAGTGATGATTTTCTCAAAGGGTTTGTATCAATTGCCAATAAAATACATGAATACTACAGAGAGCTATCTGGTGAGTTGCTATCTGAAAAATACAGCAGCTTCAAAAAGCTGAGTAATTTTATACAGACAATCAAAGAACAGCCAAAAGTTGCTGAAGAGATACAAAGACCATCTCGAATCCCTCAGAATCTAAGTCAGATGTATAAGAATTCTATTTATCAGATATTTGAATTTGGATTAATAGAAAAAGAAAATCAGAAAAACCTGTTGAAATTATTATCAGATTTTAAAAAGATGAAAGACCCTCTTTCGTCAGAGCCTGATGCGCGCAAACTCAGAAGGCAAATCGCACGGTTTTATTATGACATATATGCTAAGGTTTTTGTCCGCAGCCAATCAGAGAAAGTTGTCCCGCAACCAGTTAAGCTCATGCTGCGGTTTGGTTTTTTAGATGAAACCATGATTGAGCAGGAACAATTGGCTGAATTACACGAAATCTCTATGCGCAGGATTGAGCAAACTGATATACCAATATTATATGAAGAGGAATTTTTAACTAAAATTTTTAATGGAGAAGAAAATCCAAGTATTAATGAAATGGGATTATCATACGAAGCTTATCTGCGTGAAGAGCAAAAGCATATTAAAGGCAGCAATGCAAAGGATGAAGGAGATAATGTACAAAAAGTAATTTATGAAATAAACCACAGAATAGCTACTGCTTCTTCAGTATGTTCGGGTTCAACAGCCACATCATTTCCAATTCTTACATCCATGAATATGCGTGGTAGCATATCACATTACTATATATCCAAAAAGAAATTGGAATCAATTGTTAATACATTACGGGATATTGATTATTCGGTTTTCTATCGTGAAACAGCAGTAATGATAGGTAACACCAAAGAACTTATTAAGGAAGAAGTGGTGCCGTATTTCATTCTGTTGCCAACGTTTGGTACAAAAACTATGCTATGGCAGGAACTTGATGGAACTAACCGCAGAACAAGAGGCAGAATTGTTGTTCCAATATTATTCATGGGTGATATGATGCCTACCATGGCTCATACTTTTGCCACATTTAGATGGGAGCTTAATCGTACTATTATGGGAGGAATGTGGGCTGACCCAATAGAGGGAGGATTAACGGGAGCATATTTTGATTATATTAATACCTTTAAAAAGAATCCAAAACTTTCGCTAGAAGCAAAACAGAAAGTAATAGAGCGTTTCAAAAGCATCCGAAATAACCGTGATAGATTTGCCGATGATTACATACAGTGGGTTCTTTATGAAAAAGATGGCATTATGAAATTAAATAATGTTGTCCGTGATATGTTCTATAGGCATATCCCATTTAAAAAAGAGCTTCGTGACAGGCTAGAGAATATGCCTGCCTATACAGAAATAGCCAACAGGTTTAGAAATGTATTTACTCGCGAAGTTGGCAATTACGAAAGAAAATTTAAAAAGTACCAGCGTGAAGATGGCACGTTACCTGAGGCTTTGCAGAAGTTTATGGAGTTTTTGTATAAGTAA
- the hisC gene encoding histidinol-phosphate transaminase translates to MKYWNKRLQTMTEYIPGEQPDNLNEYIKLNTNENPFPPSQAVLDALQKACNGDLRRYPNPNAQMVRELFAKKNAIAADNVFVANGSDEIFTLLFRGFIEPDGLAAFPYPSYALYYTMAEANGIAYDKITLDTNFDIPFDEFLKKKYNLVIIANPNNPTGKGVPIDQIKKFCSKFKGLLVVDEAYVDFYNETALPLIKEYDNIIITRSFSKSYSLAGLRVGLAIAHKDIIHGLIKLKDSYNVDRIAQAGAYAALLDDKGFKYNISMVRNNKEYLEESLESLGFVNVPSKANFVFTRHPNIDASTLYEKLKEKKILVRYFPGPIQSEYIRITVGTMMEIKKLIKVLSEIIPN, encoded by the coding sequence ATGAAATACTGGAATAAACGCTTGCAGACAATGACCGAATATATACCTGGCGAGCAGCCTGATAATCTGAATGAATATATTAAACTCAATACTAATGAAAATCCGTTCCCTCCATCACAAGCTGTGCTTGATGCTTTGCAGAAAGCATGTAACGGTGATCTCAGGCGTTACCCAAATCCAAATGCTCAGATGGTACGTGAGCTGTTTGCAAAAAAAAATGCAATAGCAGCCGATAATGTATTTGTTGCTAATGGCTCTGATGAAATATTTACTCTTCTTTTCAGAGGATTCATTGAACCTGATGGCCTTGCAGCATTCCCCTACCCTTCGTATGCGCTTTATTACACAATGGCCGAAGCAAATGGAATTGCATACGATAAAATTACTCTAGATACAAATTTTGATATTCCTTTTGATGAATTCTTAAAAAAGAAATACAATCTGGTTATTATAGCCAACCCCAACAATCCTACAGGCAAAGGTGTTCCCATTGACCAGATTAAAAAGTTTTGCAGCAAATTCAAAGGTTTGCTGGTTGTTGACGAAGCATATGTTGACTTTTATAATGAAACTGCTCTGCCACTTATCAAAGAATACGATAACATAATAATAACCCGCTCATTTTCAAAATCATATTCCCTTGCAGGTTTACGGGTAGGGTTGGCGATAGCTCATAAAGATATCATCCACGGTTTAATAAAGCTTAAAGATTCATACAATGTTGATAGGATTGCGCAGGCGGGTGCATATGCAGCATTACTTGATGACAAGGGATTTAAATATAATATATCTATGGTACGCAATAATAAGGAATATTTAGAAGAATCATTAGAATCATTAGGTTTTGTAAATGTTCCTTCAAAAGCCAACTTTGTGTTCACACGGCATCCTAACATCGATGCCAGCACTCTGTATGAAAAGCTTAAGGAAAAAAAGATATTGGTACGCTATTTCCCAGGTCCTATTCAGTCGGAATATATCCGCATTACTGTTGGGACTATGATGGAAATTAAAAAACTTATCAAGGTGCTTTCTGAAATAATACCAAATTGA
- a CDS encoding dihydroorotate dehydrogenase, whose product MNLSVSIGTLHLKNPITVASGTAGYGQELSQFVDIGALGAIFTKGLSLKPRAGNPGPRIAETPSGMLNSIGLENVGIEAFLSHKLPYLLKANATVIPNIAGHSIDENVELAKILSHTDGIAAIELNVSCPNVKEGGIAFGQDISIFSHLLEKVRTVTRGILIVKLSPNVTDITQFAKAAKDIGADAVSAVNTFVGMKIDTTTGKPYFANTFAGLSGPAIKPIALRMVYQIVQRVDIPVIGIGGIFTLEDALEFLMAGAKAIQIGTANLVNPDTSAIILKKLKEYLQQHSISDINNLIGIAHRKE is encoded by the coding sequence GTGAATCTTTCTGTATCAATTGGCACATTACATTTAAAAAATCCCATCACTGTTGCATCCGGTACCGCTGGCTATGGCCAGGAGCTTTCACAATTTGTTGATATCGGAGCATTAGGTGCAATTTTCACAAAAGGGTTATCACTGAAACCACGTGCTGGTAATCCCGGGCCACGTATTGCAGAAACACCATCTGGAATGCTTAACTCCATTGGATTAGAAAATGTTGGAATAGAAGCATTCCTATCGCACAAACTACCATATTTACTCAAAGCCAATGCAACTGTTATTCCTAATATTGCCGGTCATTCAATTGATGAAAATGTAGAACTTGCAAAAATACTATCACATACAGATGGCATTGCTGCAATAGAGCTAAATGTATCCTGCCCCAATGTCAAAGAAGGTGGTATTGCATTTGGTCAGGATATATCGATATTCTCGCATTTGCTTGAAAAAGTACGCACAGTAACACGCGGAATATTAATTGTAAAACTATCCCCTAATGTTACTGACATTACACAATTTGCCAAAGCAGCAAAAGATATTGGTGCAGATGCTGTTTCAGCAGTTAATACCTTTGTGGGGATGAAGATAGATACTACAACAGGCAAGCCATATTTTGCAAATACATTTGCTGGATTAAGTGGTCCCGCTATTAAACCTATTGCTCTTAGAATGGTATATCAGATTGTTCAACGTGTTGATATACCAGTCATTGGCATTGGTGGTATATTTACTTTGGAGGATGCATTAGAATTTTTAATGGCCGGAGCAAAAGCTATACAGATAGGCACCGCAAACTTGGTTAATCCTGACACATCAGCAATTATTTTAAAAAAGCTTAAAGAATATTTACAACAGCATTCTATCAGTGACATAAACAATCTGATTGGCATTGCACACAGAAAGGAGTAA
- a CDS encoding HAD family hydrolase, with protein sequence MIYIAFDIDGTLYDCSPVVGKAFEQGIDEFLLQYPQCNLHKPTTDAIMKLVGIPVDEIFATLFPTLSQELSQKLNDYCTAKLSNLVLEKKGTILPGVVETIPVLYSKGYGLLTASNGRKEYVEAVLKAYGLSHYFTTIMALEDNNLIDKTQLLGYYKKTLPHYKMLIMVGDRANDMLAAANNNIPFIACAFGHNDKEISHCRWIAYTFYEIPGIVDTIVKEVLKKK encoded by the coding sequence ATGATATACATTGCATTTGACATTGATGGGACTTTGTATGATTGTTCTCCTGTTGTTGGAAAGGCGTTTGAGCAGGGCATAGATGAATTTTTACTGCAATATCCTCAGTGTAACCTTCACAAACCAACAACTGATGCCATAATGAAGCTTGTTGGTATTCCAGTTGATGAAATTTTTGCTACACTCTTTCCAACCCTTTCACAAGAGCTATCGCAAAAACTTAATGATTATTGTACTGCTAAACTTTCAAATCTTGTTTTGGAAAAGAAAGGAACCATTTTGCCTGGAGTTGTTGAAACAATACCGGTTTTGTACAGTAAGGGATATGGCCTTTTAACAGCATCAAATGGCAGAAAAGAATATGTTGAGGCTGTGCTTAAAGCCTATGGATTATCGCATTACTTTACAACTATTATGGCACTTGAGGATAACAATCTGATTGACAAAACACAATTATTAGGATATTACAAAAAAACATTACCACACTACAAAATGTTGATCATGGTTGGCGACAGAGCAAATGATATGCTGGCAGCAGCGAACAACAATATTCCATTTATTGCCTGTGCCTTTGGTCACAATGATAAAGAAATTTCTCATTGTAGGTGGATTGCATACACCTTTTATGAAATCCCAGGTATTGTCGATACTATAGTAAAAGAAGTATTAAAAAAGAAGTAG
- a CDS encoding SpoIIE family protein phosphatase yields MHDIIFALNIFMLPPLITLITSVIVASIAVFKGKRKKENILFALFCLWYALLTPNFLGHFVIKDVNFILKMERTIHTLYVFIPFIGVLFYHTSLNIKRPYLEIITFAISTVFAFLVHTPYYITDLLTYPWGHIAKGGIVFQIFGVYAFSVLIYGIVISVIKLRQERNELVRLKIKYIILALNLIGIFTVFNVPAMLGYNFYPLSNLMFIPLIFLGYGVLRYRLMDIRSVLHITFIWFCISSVILIPNIIIYNIIYPFFKTFDKSVLFFLLIIWFAVNYFYFIKVQPLIDQIFNRRKYNLKKVESQFINDIALLKDLHLLLNELSYILKRTLLIRNVEIFIKAEDKENELYNLNGDTIILDKQIQDYFTKNPGVIEKKLIENKQQHEQVAKMLLPLFEQLSAEYIIPLEHNEFIGIIALSERSNLKALSNNEIEFLQNIKSASSIAIANSLMYHSLNNLKNNLEALVMQRTEQLQKKNEQMEFELKLAKTVQKTLLPSVLPANNQLYAAVYFRPYMEVSGDFFLLEQIDESHYMIGVVDVSGHGIPSALLTSMIKTEIENLSRLYRSTSVICSQLNKKLTPILQESGFYFTLFLGIIDFVNMELLYTNCGHTDIYVITSNDTVYPLSTDSVFIGADEHIHYPECLFELNTKDRIVLYTDGITEAKAKSGHLYGNERFTNILVASHDFAPQDQIDIVIKDLENFIQSEEGTIRDDVTFCIIEIGEPITVEKYLKKAITLYKKKNYNEALSILNSITTVPLSASYNYLKAKLLMKNKHYEEAKKAILLALKDKPDHKEFNYLYGQICFALKDYQAALDTFADLSMMQPYKKSKEFIEIIQKKGQ; encoded by the coding sequence ATGCATGATATTATATTTGCTCTCAACATATTTATGCTTCCTCCGTTAATTACTCTGATTACTAGCGTGATAGTTGCAAGCATAGCAGTATTTAAGGGTAAGCGTAAAAAAGAGAATATACTATTTGCATTATTTTGTTTATGGTATGCACTACTCACACCAAATTTTTTGGGTCATTTTGTTATTAAAGATGTCAATTTTATTTTAAAAATGGAACGGACTATCCATACATTGTACGTTTTTATCCCTTTTATTGGGGTATTATTTTATCATACTTCCTTAAATATTAAACGACCGTATCTTGAAATTATAACGTTTGCAATAAGTACTGTATTTGCATTTTTAGTTCATACTCCTTATTATATTACTGATCTTTTAACCTACCCATGGGGGCATATTGCAAAAGGAGGTATCGTTTTTCAGATCTTTGGGGTATATGCATTTTCAGTACTTATATACGGTATAGTTATAAGCGTTATTAAATTACGGCAGGAAAGAAATGAGTTAGTTCGTTTAAAGATTAAATATATTATTTTAGCATTAAATTTAATAGGCATTTTTACTGTTTTCAATGTACCAGCCATGCTTGGGTATAATTTTTATCCACTTAGCAATTTGATGTTTATTCCTCTTATATTTTTAGGATATGGTGTCCTCAGATATAGATTGATGGATATTCGGAGTGTATTACATATTACTTTTATTTGGTTTTGTATTTCATCTGTTATTCTTATACCAAATATAATAATTTATAATATAATATACCCTTTCTTCAAAACATTTGATAAATCGGTGCTGTTTTTTTTATTAATAATATGGTTTGCAGTTAACTATTTTTATTTTATTAAAGTTCAACCCCTTATAGACCAGATTTTTAATCGAAGAAAATATAATCTAAAAAAGGTTGAGTCGCAATTTATTAACGATATTGCATTATTAAAAGATCTGCATCTTTTATTGAATGAACTATCGTATATATTAAAACGTACATTGCTAATTAGAAACGTTGAAATTTTTATTAAAGCTGAAGATAAGGAAAATGAATTGTACAACCTCAATGGCGATACCATTATACTGGATAAACAAATCCAGGATTATTTTACTAAAAATCCTGGTGTGATTGAAAAAAAATTAATTGAGAATAAACAACAACATGAACAAGTTGCAAAAATGTTGTTGCCGCTTTTTGAACAATTATCTGCAGAATATATTATACCACTGGAACATAATGAATTTATAGGTATTATTGCTTTGTCTGAACGCTCAAATTTAAAGGCATTATCCAATAATGAAATTGAATTTTTACAAAATATTAAATCAGCTTCTTCCATAGCAATTGCTAACTCTCTTATGTATCATAGCTTGAACAACTTAAAAAATAACTTAGAAGCATTGGTAATGCAAAGAACCGAGCAACTCCAGAAAAAAAATGAGCAGATGGAATTTGAACTAAAATTGGCAAAGACAGTGCAAAAAACACTTTTGCCATCTGTACTTCCTGCTAATAATCAATTATATGCAGCGGTATATTTCAGGCCATATATGGAAGTAAGTGGTGATTTTTTCTTGCTGGAACAAATAGATGAATCTCATTACATGATTGGAGTTGTTGATGTTTCTGGTCATGGAATTCCATCTGCACTACTTACTTCAATGATTAAAACTGAGATTGAAAATCTTTCAAGATTATACAGATCAACTTCTGTTATTTGCTCACAATTGAATAAAAAGCTCACCCCAATATTGCAGGAAAGTGGATTTTATTTTACACTTTTTCTGGGTATCATTGATTTTGTCAATATGGAGTTATTGTATACCAATTGTGGCCATACTGATATTTATGTAATAACTTCAAATGACACAGTATATCCTTTATCAACTGATTCCGTGTTTATTGGGGCTGATGAGCATATTCATTATCCAGAATGCTTATTTGAACTTAATACTAAAGACCGCATTGTTCTGTATACTGACGGGATTACGGAGGCAAAAGCTAAAAGTGGCCACCTGTATGGAAATGAGCGTTTTACAAACATTCTTGTCGCATCGCATGATTTTGCACCTCAGGATCAAATTGATATAGTTATTAAAGATCTTGAAAATTTCATTCAATCCGAGGAAGGTACAATTCGCGATGATGTAACGTTTTGTATTATTGAAATAGGTGAACCGATTACTGTTGAAAAATATCTTAAAAAGGCTATAACACTGTATAAAAAGAAAAATTATAATGAAGCCCTGTCCATTTTGAATTCAATAACAACAGTACCGCTATCTGCTTCCTATAATTATTTGAAAGCAAAACTGTTAATGAAAAATAAGCATTATGAGGAAGCAAAAAAGGCAATACTTTTGGCTCTGAAAGATAAACCCGATCATAAAGAATTTAATTATCTTTATGGACAGATATGCTTTGCATTGAAAGATTATCAGGCTGCACTGGATACCTTTGCTGATTTATCAATGATGCAGCCCTATAAGAAGAGCAAAGAGTTTATAGAAATAATTCAAAAGAAAGGACAATAA
- a CDS encoding (Fe-S)-binding protein yields the protein MDKEKVQELTQVIEKKLNRPMLYYLDLCTRCGLCYDTCHVYQGIPKKEYSPVGRAEVVRKVFRKYFRPTGKFLPWWGDAKEFDENLMEELKEAAFSCTGCRRCTVFCPFGIDMPYILGIAKELLVAYGNAPEELVMLADGAVEKGKSVDMFKEGYKSVIKDLEKEVQKLIKAPISEGLIPMEKKGANILYVGLSGAHSIVYPAAIFNAAKEDWTLSYFEAVNFGFFVGDSEKANFIANRVINEAKELGVKEIVIVECGTAYRIPKFLMGPLPFKVSSIVEVIYRYIKEGKIKVKEDVISKPVTWHDPCQLGRNGGIYDQPREIVKMLAKDYREMNPTREYNWCCGGGGGLVALDNEEFRIKSGKPKKEQIEKSGAEMVITACENCHLQLSTICTGYGMNVTIESFTKLVGENLIV from the coding sequence ATGGATAAGGAAAAAGTACAAGAACTTACACAGGTTATTGAAAAGAAGTTGAACAGGCCCATGTTGTATTATTTAGATCTCTGCACTCGCTGCGGCCTATGTTATGATACATGCCACGTATATCAGGGCATTCCTAAAAAAGAATATTCCCCTGTAGGGAGGGCTGAAGTAGTACGAAAGGTATTCAGAAAATACTTCAGACCTACTGGAAAATTTTTGCCCTGGTGGGGTGATGCAAAAGAATTTGATGAAAACCTTATGGAAGAGCTTAAAGAAGCTGCATTTTCATGTACTGGTTGCAGGCGCTGTACAGTATTCTGCCCATTTGGTATTGACATGCCATATATCTTAGGAATTGCAAAAGAATTGTTGGTAGCCTATGGCAATGCACCTGAAGAGTTGGTTATGCTTGCAGATGGTGCTGTAGAAAAAGGTAAAAGCGTTGATATGTTCAAGGAGGGTTACAAGAGTGTTATCAAAGACCTTGAAAAAGAAGTGCAAAAACTGATTAAAGCACCAATTAGCGAAGGCCTTATTCCAATGGAAAAGAAAGGTGCAAATATTCTTTATGTAGGGCTTTCAGGTGCCCACTCAATTGTGTATCCTGCTGCAATATTTAATGCTGCCAAAGAGGACTGGACATTAAGCTACTTTGAAGCAGTTAACTTTGGTTTTTTTGTAGGTGACAGTGAAAAAGCAAATTTTATTGCCAATAGAGTTATCAATGAAGCAAAGGAATTAGGAGTTAAGGAGATAGTTATTGTTGAATGTGGCACCGCATACAGAATACCTAAGTTTTTAATGGGACCATTGCCATTTAAAGTTTCAAGCATTGTGGAAGTAATTTACCGTTATATAAAAGAGGGCAAAATAAAAGTAAAAGAAGATGTAATCAGCAAACCAGTGACATGGCATGATCCATGTCAGTTAGGACGCAATGGTGGAATATACGATCAACCTCGTGAAATAGTGAAGATGCTAGCAAAAGATTACCGCGAGATGAACCCAACACGCGAATATAATTGGTGCTGTGGAGGAGGTGGTGGACTGGTTGCCCTTGATAATGAGGAATTCAGAATCAAAAGTGGCAAACCAAAGAAAGAGCAAATTGAAAAATCAGGAGCAGAAATGGTTATTACTGCCTGTGAAAATTGTCATCTTCAACTATCTACAATATGTACAGGTTATGGAATGAATGTAACAATTGAATCGTTTACAAAATTAGTAGGGGAAAATTTGATTGTGTAA
- a CDS encoding respiratory nitrate reductase subunit gamma, with the protein MLGYISYFILVPMVYIAFATLILGLLYKLYVIFKAPAPPGTGAIFPKKGSKVFGLLYEALIVPNAYNKQKSFWFVIILFHFFFLLLFLGHLELIGDFAFIQIIPHKIFLGGGVVGIVLMITTLYFLFRRFGTPYREISIPEDFVILLVLFFCILFGSILHLAERYSDWGAVLKVDVNDYRQWLQSMIMLKPELSYKITELSHFTILVLHVLFANIFLMMFPFSKMVHSVFTFLAHYRKRK; encoded by the coding sequence ATGCTGGGCTATATATCATATTTTATTTTAGTGCCGATGGTATATATTGCCTTTGCAACCTTGATTTTAGGGCTTTTATATAAACTGTATGTTATATTCAAAGCTCCTGCGCCCCCTGGTACAGGAGCTATTTTTCCTAAAAAAGGTTCAAAGGTATTTGGATTATTATACGAAGCACTCATAGTTCCTAACGCTTATAATAAGCAAAAATCATTTTGGTTTGTTATAATACTATTTCATTTTTTCTTTTTGTTATTATTTTTAGGGCATCTGGAACTTATAGGTGACTTTGCCTTTATTCAAATAATTCCACATAAAATATTTTTAGGGGGCGGTGTTGTCGGCATAGTTCTTATGATTACAACATTATATTTTCTTTTCAGGAGGTTTGGAACTCCTTATCGTGAAATCTCTATTCCTGAAGATTTCGTGATACTGCTCGTACTTTTCTTCTGTATATTGTTTGGATCAATACTTCATCTGGCTGAACGATATAGCGATTGGGGTGCAGTACTTAAGGTTGATGTGAACGATTACCGGCAATGGCTGCAAAGCATGATAATGCTGAAACCGGAGCTATCGTACAAGATTACAGAGCTATCGCACTTTACTATTTTGGTTCTTCATGTACTTTTTGCAAATATTTTCCTCATGATGTTTCCATTCAGCAAAATGGTACATTCGGTATTTACATTTCTAGCACATTATCGTAAAAGGAAGTAG